ATTCAGAAGCCCAGAAAGCGTAACTCTGCTGATACTCTCTTCCTTTGGGTCCTTagagtttgtttcttttttcccctgCTCATTCTTGTCTTCTGTTTCTTTCTctgtcttctttttcctttgacCTGTAAGATCAAGCGAGCAGTCAATATCCTCGATTACTATAATGGATTTACTCGTAATCTCTATCAATAGCTTCCTCAGCTCTGTATTATCCTTGACTGCCGTGAGCTCTAGATCGTAAACATCGTAATTCAACAAATTTGCCATTGCGGCAATCATCGTAGACTTCCCTGTGCCAGGGGGACCATATAGTAAATATCCCCTTTTCCACGCTTTCCCAATCCGAGCGTAGAAATCCTTACTCTGGCTGAAATGCAGAAGATCCTCTATGATCTCTTGCTTCTTCTCCGCCTCCATTGCTATCGACTCGAATCTCGCCGGATGCTCAAATGGTACATCGCTCCACATAGTTTGCTTGGTAATGAACCATCTATTCGCTGCACCATTTGTGTAGAGCTTCCTCTGCCTATTCTTCACCCTAATTTCCTTCCCTTTCTTCATCACGTGCTGCAAGTAAGATTCGGCTATCATCTCCCTATGACGCTTATGGAACGTAAGCTTGTAAAATCTCCTCTCCGGCTCCGAGTGGTACGCACTTCCCATGGGTTGTTGAGGCATACCGGTCTTgcccaaaacccacgaaatttccGCACCTTGAAACTCGTCTGTCACCTTCTCATACTCGTCCATGCTTAGTACAATATTCTTGTTATCTTTTTCCATCTCGAGTTTGAGCCTCTTTGCGCTTCTCGATGAATTTGTACTTAAATATGCCTCAACCGCAGCATAGGCTTCGCTACGATTGAGCCGGGTCCCAGTGAACTCGTGGACGGAAACATGGATGTATGGGTTGAAAAAGCGCGCGAGCTTGTGCATCCATTTCTCTAAGAAATGGCGAACCTCGTGGGGGCAGTACTGGCGGAAGATTGTCGAAACGAACATGAAACTGGCGATGGTAGAGCCCACTGTCGTCCACATCTCGGCCGCCGTGATTGCCGCCATGTTAGTCGATGGTTGCCCTCAGTgctttcttctcctcctcttcttatCCTTCTTCCTTGCCTTTCTCTAGATGGATGGATGAGTTTCCATGTATACTCTGGCTGTAAACTTCAGGTCTTTTCTATTACCCGGATATAGAAATCAACTTCGAATTGTCTTCCTATTTTTAGCCATTCAACGCAGCTGTCAGCAATggatctcttctttttctttcttccttgctTTTTCTGAGTCTCCATGTACAGTAGGCCAGTTCTGCTAACTAAAAGTATTtatttgaacttattttttgaattaaatgtagTGTATTGTAAGAGAACTAATGCATGCCCACGGCTCGAACAATTCGATattgagtgcaattttgttcactcttcTTACAAGAGGGTAGTGAATATTACCCTCATTCCTATTTGTTAAAATGATGTggattccaccacaaagtgGTGTCATGTTTAccattcaatacactttttggtaagtatgacactttgtggtggaattcacacaatttcaaccaataaagaGGAGAGTGATGTTAACACTCTTTAAAAAAAGGTGAACAAAACTTAACATGGAGCAAAGTGATCATGTCTAAAGGAACGCACCCACATACTATTATTACCACAAAAAACCAATTCCTCATTGCTACTgctgagcacatcaactaatcTAGGATCCAATAGGTTCATCGATAGTTAGTCACAAAAACACATGAAATACCAAACTCTCTTCGTCCAAAAGTAATATAATTGCACGGCccacaaattacaaaaaaaatcatagccATTAAAGAGCAggtacttaaaaaataacattatcgGAACGGGGCCTTTTTAACTCTTTTCTAAAGGGCTAAACCGAGCAGGTAAACTTTATGTAATTTTTTATGTAACACGCGTGGAAATCTACTTCAAAAGGTGTCTGgttttttaaagtacttttgTTTGTTGGGATTAACGTGGATTCAACTCAGCAGTCAGCAATGATGCTTGGTAGAATCCTAAAGGTGACGCGGGGAGTTGTCAATCACAAGCATGGATTTCCAAGCAACTAGACTTGGGTAATTATTGTTAGGTAAAAGACAGGGTTTGGACGGCCTGTGGGGTCTTTCATGTGTCTTCCCTTTCTCCTAGTAGTCCTATATGAGGTGTTTGTGTACCGTTGGTGTTCTCTGTGCTAAAAGAGGGATTGGTTGTTTTCTGCCCACAGAAAAATGTTGAACTTGTCTTCCTCCTACTGGTTTGGGTTTTCTCGTGGACCTTAAGGACGACAAATTGGCTGACAGTGCCCCGACACCAACGCACCACATATTTCTACGGGTCTGTATATGTGTGGGTCTGTATATGTGTGGTGTTAGGGCACCAATTTAGGACCGTAAATGACCcgagccaaaaacttgagcttgAGGTCGGcttgagccttaacgagccaagtttagttatttactaaacgagtctctttaatcgagtTGAGTTTCCCTTAATGAGCAGAGCTTTTGTTGAACGAGCCGAGCgttaacgagccgagtcgagttCGCGAGCTGTTCGGTTCATTTATAGCCCCAAGCACCATCAAGACCACTCAATAATTTTTCCCCGGGGATCACCTCCCCTTCGTACCATCATCTCTCCATATTCTTCTAGAGCACCAATCTTATGGATTCCACCACGAGCTCAAACGATGATCCGATTTGCTCATCTCCTATATTCCTTACAGTAGGACATTGATCAAATATCAACAAGAATGTGAACAAATCGTTCTTTGTTTATTAAAATGGATTGTGAAAATAATTTGAACTTACCCTGTCCATTTTTATCAAACGAAGTACTAACATTTTATTCAAGTGTCTATCAATGTCTAAGAGAATTTTTAGTCTGTTTTATACAAATGTTAAAGACGACAAGGGTTCTAAGATGACGGTTCGAATAGACATTTGGAACTCGGTGGAGGGCCCACTAGTGGGAGTATGGGGAGGTATGTACAGATGGATTCAACTCACATCCTGTCTTCACTTTCCAGTTTTGGACCATTGTTGGCCCACTCAGGACCACAATAATGATCAAAATCACTTATTCCACAGCCCTTGCTAAGCAGAAAGGATACGAGTTCAACAAATGCTACA
This DNA window, taken from Rhododendron vialii isolate Sample 1 chromosome 8a, ASM3025357v1, encodes the following:
- the LOC131299209 gene encoding AAA-ATPase At3g28580-like codes for the protein MAAITAAEMWTTVGSTIASFMFVSTIFRQYCPHEVRHFLEKWMHKLARFFNPYIHVSVHEFTGTRLNRSEAYAAVEAYLSTNSSRSAKRLKLEMEKDNKNIVLSMDEYEKVTDEFQGAEISWVLGKTGMPQQPMGSAYHSEPERRFYKLTFHKRHREMIAESYLQHVMKKGKEIRVKNRQRKLYTNGAANRWFITKQTMWSDVPFEHPARFESIAMEAEKKQEIIEDLLHFSQSKDFYARIGKAWKRGYLLYGPPGTGKSTMIAAMANLLNYDVYDLELTAVKDNTELRKLLIEITSKSIIVIEDIDCSLDLTGQRKKKTEKETEDKNEQGKKETNSKDPKEESISRVTLSGLLNFIDGLWSAIGGERIIVFTTNYVEKLDPALIRRGRMDKHIELSYCSFEGFKVLAKNYLLVEAHPLFETIERLMEETKITPADVAEALMPKSFREDAEKCLSNLIQALEEAKKKAATKKAEEESRGKEPTKDDSLVQDRIIVLNLGWNPQWGLWKNMEV